TCTGGTTGAAAGATAAACCCTTTTCACCCGTTTCCCAGGCGTTCATGAACTATCTGGAAATGAATAAAGAACTTATCATATCCGAACGGTTTACTGGTTACGATCGACAATAACGGTGGCAATTGATAAAAGAAACACTACGCTCACCCAGTAGCGTATTATTTAACTGTCCCCCTTAGTGAATTTGGTATATATAGTTTCTACTTTCTACGTGATGATGGCTGAACGCTCGGGTTGCCTTCAGATTTAAACCTTACCTTGACACCGGCATTGGCAATGATGGCAGCCTTTTTTGGTATGTCGAGGCCATTCGTGTTGAATTCATTATTTTGGGCATGGTTATACTGTCCACCCACATCCGCATTGTAAACGACGTTGTTGGCTACCCGTATGAACTGAGAGTAGTTATCCAGATAAATTGCTTCCACATACCAATCCCCAGCCCACTGGCTTCGCTTGATGTCGTGCAGGTAATTTTCTTCGATACGGGTTCCGCGTTGATTGCCGCCTAAGGTGTAAATGCCTCCTCCATCATCGTGTAACTGAAGGCAGTGATGGATGTGATTGAAGCGGATAAGGTTCGCATAACATCCCATATCCGCATACCCTGCTGGCTGATCCCCCACTTGAATACCACTGTAGGGCATATCAAAAATTTCGTTGTGTTCAATAGTCATCCCATGGACATTATATGCCAGCACACCACCGCCGTTGGTATACACCTGCCCGCATTTTGAAATGGAGTTATTGACAATAACGACACTGTCGGACTGTTCTTCTGGCTTGGCGTTCTTTTTACCCTGAGCATCAATCACAATACCATTGGCGGCTATATTCGTTAGCGTATTTCCGACTATCGGCGAATTATCGACATTGGCGAAAAATACGATGGCGTTTGCGCCTGCATTACGAATAACGTTGCCGCGAATGATCACATGTTGGGCATTCATTAACTTAAAAACAGCCTGTGGGTAGGCGCGGTTGACAAATGTACGGTTAGCAAGTTGGCCATAAGGCAGTACGAATTGCGTAGCTGACAACCCGACTTCTGAAGGGCTGGTCCAGTTTGTACACTCGAACGTAAGGCCCCTGAACTCCAGATTCTGAACGGGCGTTTCCTGAGTGCCAACCACCTCAATCAGTACGTCCAGCACCGGTATTTCGAAATCCAATCGCCTTATATCAGCGTCCTTTTCGGCTTTGAAGTATAGTATTCCCTTTACTTTGTCCAAATACCATTCGCCCGGCTTATCAATAAACTCATAGGCATTTTCATAATAGAAAGGTGCATTCCGATAATAGTTGTCATTCTTATTAAAAACGACAGTTCGTTCCGCATCTTCTGGAATAAACCGGACAGAATCTCCATCGACCTCGTGGCTTTTGTAGCGGACATTCTGGTGGATCCAGTGTGGGAGTACGACCAGTTCCATGGCCTCTTTCTGGGTAACCGACTTCGCAGCGTCCCAGTCTTTTAATGCAATCGTAAACTCCTGTTTTTGCACATTCGCCCGCAACAGTCGAAAGTAAGGGCCAAAATCGGTCTCATTTTCTTTGTTTGGCTGCCTCGCCCGTACCGCTGCTTTACCATTGATGTAGAGTTGCCTGAAATCACTATGTCCCACAAAAGCTTTGTATATGTTTTGTCCGGCATTATGGAGTGTCCAACCAAGAACTTTCTGCCCACCGGATAACACAGGTTTTTCACCTGGATAGGCCTGATAAACTACCCGGCAATTTACCCTGGCGTCCTGCTGATTGAACGTCAGGGTTTGCTGCAACGCATACCGACCGCCCCGTAAATTGACCGTGATTTGTTTCGCTTCCGTTTTCAGAAGGCCACCTACCACCTGCTTTGCTTTCTCGATGGTTTTAAACGGACGTTTCAAGGTTCCCGGATTCGTATCATCCCCTTTCGGCGAGACGTATAGGTTTACCGTTGGGGAAGTAGACAAGCGCTGCGCTACTAAACCTTTACAGATCAGGAAAAGTGGGAGAAGAAGGAATACCCAGAAAAACTTCATCTTAACAGTCTTCATTATACTCTGCTTAAAATTTAATTTCATAAACACACCTGTTTATGTGTTCGTAGCAAAGTTTCCTATTTGTTGAGGTAAGTGATGGATGTATGTACAAAGCAGACTTTACAAGACATAACTTGTCTTCTAGGCTGTTTAAACTTTTCTGCTCAGGCCAGGAATTGGGCAATTTTGTCATGCTGACGAAGGAAGCATCTTCGGTAGCTACTAATACTAAACTACCGAAGATGCTTCCTTCGTCAGCATGACAAAAACGCACCTGTTTGGGCTCAATTTATAAAAGTTTAAACAGGTCCTTCCTTAAGAATAGGAAAAACAAAACGTTTAGCGCAAATGTTGAAAAAAATACCCGGTTAGTCACTGGGTTCACTTCTTGTAGATATGAATCTTCAAGTTATAGACCTGACCTGACAGATCGGATCAGATGCGTAGCAGCATTTAATACCCCGGATTTTGACCGAACGAAACGCCATCAGAGTTTTTCACCGGCTAAATGTGACGTTGCGATTTTGGGCGTAGCGTATAGTAGCGCTTCATGTTGAGGACTCCTTCTGGATTGTATTTCTTAACCCGTTCAACTAGCTTCTCCATCCGCTCCAGATCGAACCACCGTTGCTGTTCGCCAGGCAGTTCTCAGCTACGTTCATCCAAATTACCAGCCCTGCCATATCCTTAAAAATATGTTTATACATTGAGTGCTTTATATTTGCTTAATTCAACCAGATCAACGCCAAGTATTGTGAAGCGCATAAGACTTACCTAGGTTTGTGAGTAGTCAAACCCAGATTTCCCTACCTATCATCCACTTCCTGTCGCCTGAGCTTATTCTGGAAATTTTGAGTTACACTCACCTCTTACTCAAATACAAACGTCGATGATATCTGAAATCCGTAACACCACGCCCGTCGGAAAATGGCTACCAGTCTACTTGGTAGCGATTAGTTCTCTGTTACTCTTTTGTTCGAAAGAGATACCCTCAGATGACCCGGAAACTGCGCTTTTCACCTTTCAAGTAGTTTCCCAACAAGATGGATTGGTTGTTTTTAAAGCTGATTCCAGTCAGCAAGGAATTACCTATCACTGGAATTTCGGCGACAGTACCGCGCAGGTGAGTACCCAGTCACCTCGAATTACTCATCAATTTACCCGCAACGCCACTTATCAGGTAAAACTGACTATCGACAGAAGTACCCGGCAGGTCTCCGGCATTCAATCGGTGAGGGTAGGCACCCGGCTGGCACGCACGCTTGCCGACTTACCACCCAACAAGCAGGATACCATTCGATTGCTCTACATACTCACTGATCCATCCTTTGTCAGCGCGTTTCCGACAACCAATGGCAATCATTATGATCCGTATCAGAACCGAGTTTTTGTTGATTTTCTAAACCGTACCCAACCAGACCATCCGCAGGAATTGAACAAACTTGTCTTTCAGCATATCATCTACCCTTTGTCGGCCAGTGAAATGGCTCGTTTTAAGGATAGTGGAGACCCCGAAGGCTTAATGAGAAAACTATTTGCGGACCCAACTGATCCACTCACCCAGAAACTGGTAGCTCTTAAACAAGCCAAAGCAGCTACCCGGATTGTCTTTTTCATGAAAGATCCAACCCTACCAACGGGTTATCCCAAATATCCCTATGCAGGTTACTCCATTTACGAAGGTTCCTTCCTGGTGTGTTTGAATGCCAATGCTGAATTAGCCGCTCATGAGTTAGGCCATTCCTTTGGGCTAGCCCACGATACACTCCGGGATTGTCAGACATTTCCACTTATGGTGGGTGGGGATGCGCCTTTGAAAGTTTTGGGTAATTGTGGTAGCTATTGGAATCAGTATCGTGAGTTTCAAGTCAAAGGCTACGTGAATCAACTAGTTAGGTTGGAAGCTCAGCCCTATCGGGGATATCAGTATGTTGTTCCCGAATACTGGCGCGATCAGTTTCCACAGGATCTACTGGTCAATCAATTCAGCTATGTTTCGCCGGCTACTACTCCCTACTATCGGCCGGGTGTCAGCCTGATGCAGACACTTTCCGATGCACTGGTTATGCAGTACAATTACGAACTAGCGCCCCGACTGATTACAAGATTAGATGAGAACCAGATTCTGCCATCCGGCCGGAAAGCCGCTTCGCCTGTAGGCCAACCCGTTTACTGTCGCTGATCTATTAAATGAGGGGGTTGAACGTGCTTTACTCCATACAGCTAGCTAAATACTTAAGCCAAATCGATGCACATTTTTTTTGACCTTAATCCCTAATGAGTTGGGTCAGTTGTTGAATCACACTTGGGTGGTATCACGGATAAACTCTACGGATTAGCCCGGTTGGGCAAGTAGCATAGGGAAGTACATCGAACCAGTATCAAAGTCTGCACCATGGTAGTACGTTCTATCAGAACTATTTCGAAACGATTTGCAACTACTTTGGCCATCGCAGTACCAAGTAGATTCAATTCATTCCTTGTTTTTAAATTCAATCACAACATTCTCCATATCTATACGCTTATCGGTGCCAAACAAATGCTTATGAAACCCCTATATACCCTGATTGTCTTGCTTTTCATTAGCAGCCTTAGTTTGGCTCAATCGCCCCAAAAAGGTAAAACGAAAGTGATACGGACCCTAATCGTTGATGGCCAGAACAACCATGAGCAGTGGCCTAAAATCACGTTTATGATCAAGCGTTATCTCGAAGAAACAGGCAAGTTTTCAGTCGACGTAAAGCGAACTTATTATACCTGGAACGGTGCCGACCTGATTGATAAATACAAAATTCCGGGTGTTCAGCCTACGAAAGCATTGCCCAAATCCAGAGCAGACTCCAGCTTTCACCCCGACTTTTCGAAGTATGATCTTGTGGTTTGTAATTTTGGCTGGAATGCCGCTCCCTGGTCCGATGAAACGCAGGCCGATTTCGAAAGCTTCATGAAAAAAGGGGGTGGCCTGGTTGTGGTGCATGCAGCCGATAATTCGTTTCCACTATGGCCTGCCTATAACAAAATGATTGGTTTAGGAGGCTGGGGCGATCGTACCGAGAAAGACGGCCCCTATGTGTATTATGACAATGATGGAAAGTTAATTAAAGACCCGCAGCCTGGCCGGGCAGGATCGCATGGAGCCCAACAAGAGTTTTTGGTAACCGTTCGCGATACGAACCACCCCATCACGAAAGGGATGCCAGTAACCTGGATGCATACCAAAGATGAGATGTATGATCGATTGCGCGGTCCCGCCGAAAATATGACCGTACTGGCCACTGCCTTTTCATCCAAAGAGAACAAAGGTACCGATCGCAACGAACCTATGCTGATGACCATCAACTACGGGAAAGGCCGAATTTTTCACACGCCGTTAGGTCATGTGGATTACTCTGTCGAATGCGTCGGCTTCATTACATCGCTACAGCGAGGAGCTCAGTGGGCAGCTACCGGCAAAGTTGATATTCCTATCCCTTCCGATTTCCCGACATCAAATTCGACTAGCAAACGAAGTTTTACGGAGTAAGGTCAAGCTTTTGGCAGGCTCATACAAGTTTATACTAGCTGAAGAACTTCACAATTCATCTGGCATTCAGCCAGTTAAACGCTTGCAGAAGGGGTTTCCTTCTTTGAGGCACAAAGAACTAATAGTTTATTTATCGCCCCATAAGTATACTATTTAATAGTTTTATGCCCACTAATAGATTCTTCTACTTGTTTAATTTTCTCATAAAGTAATTAAACAAAGTGAAAAAGTTTTGTTTCCTATAGACAATGGTATTAATATTGTTTACCAATAAGTGAGTAGTATAGCAGACGGTTTACATATATGGTATTTAACTGTCTTTAAGTGTCTACTTTACACCTTGCAATTGAACAGGCCATGCTGGTTAGTGTGGCCTGTTTCTTTACCACCCTATCACTACTGCTGCTTCGTTTCTATGGCTGAAGCCACTCCAATAAATTGAAAAGAAATAGACTTGATTTGCCCAACGCAACAAAGCCCAGTTTTAAAACTGGGCTTTATCCTTATGGGTTAGTACTGGAGAAAGTGCACCTTAGAGACGAAAAAACTCCCCAAAAGTCACAACCCAAGAATACTATTTTTAATGTATACTATACCAGCGCAATTAAATCAGCGAAAAAAATAAGCTAACAAACTAATTTTCAACCCATTCGCCAACTAAGCTGATTTGCTGGAGTTGATCACCTAACAGCGACTAGCAGGATTTAACAAGAGTCGGTGAGAAAGCCGCTAAAGTTGGTCTCAGCCTGCGAATCTGCCGACGTGAGACAGTCAGCTGCCTTTCGCGGGAGAGTTGAACGAATGGATTCGATTCGTATCGAATTCGGTAGGTAACAATATGAGCAGGGTTGACCAGCATCCCTTTATGAATCCGCAGGAAGGAAGGTAATCGCTCCTCAAAGCGTTTCAATGTAATGGCTACCAGCATCGGTTTTTGTCCCATTAAGTGAACCATGGTGTAATTACCCATCGCTTCCAGATATTCGATGGTTTGTACTGGAATTGAGCGTTTAGAGGTAAAGTGAGGCAAAAGTAGTGTGTCCATTAGTAGGGGGGGTTAAATCTTGTGTCGTTGTTTCGTAGACAAAGGTAAACGCCCCTTACGCCAGCCAAATACCCAGTTGAATGAACTGGTAAAAACAGTCACTGAAGTGTAAAAAAGCACTCATTAACACGTACACTCAACTTCTTCGGTCCATAAATCAGGGCACTTACTAGTTATTTCTAGACAGCAACTTCATGAACACTGATTTGAATAAACCACTGGTGGCAGGATGTTAGCCGCCGATAGAAGCCCCTTGCAGTTTGTACAAACCTCCTCCGATCAGCCCATTCGCCAGATCGATACCCTTGTAAAGGCCGGTACTTTTCACGAATCCACTTCCAATATACCCATCACCTAAGCCATTCCGGCTGATACCGCCGTCAGGTGCTGATGCTTTGTGGGTTTTACTACGTTTGTTACTGATCAATTTATAAATTCCGAAACCAGCCAGTAACGATGCTCCTACTGCAAGGCCGATCAAAGTGGTTACTTTTTTATCCATGATTTTATAGGTTGTTTACAGAGATAACCGCAATAGCGTTAAATAGTTTTAGTCGATTCCGGGCATGCTTGACTTAATAAACTAAACTTTTTTGCATTTTTTTAGTTACAGCCCAATCCAGGTTTTACGCCCTGTCGTATATAGGTCATAAACTCATCAATTAGTTATGAAAAACACCCGACCGCCGTTGAGTCGGGTGTTTTTGTTCGCCCTTGAACAATTTCCCTCTTCAACACGTAGCATCAACTCTGACAAGACAATATGAAAAAAAGCCTGAATTCAGCAGTTGCTGTCAGGCTTTTTTTATGGAACATGGCATTCAATCATAGGCCGATTCAGTAGTGAGCCAGGATAGGCCAACAATTGAAGATAATGAAACCAAATTTAAGGTACGCCTACCGCGTAAATCACCGAATTAGTCGCTCAGGAGAATAGAGGTCAGAAGGTTTTTTTCGGGCGGGAAGATGGTCAGTCTGGGCGCTACCGCCGGACAAGCAGAACGGGATCCAAACCCAGCTATTTCCGTTTCCTCCAAGCCAGCCCACTCCCGGCGTAAAAGCGACCATCGACGACGCGAAATCGGCAATGCGGCACCGTTTGTCAGATGCAATATGGCGCTGGCGTTACCAAGCTCGATTCGGTCCATAAACCGCTGATTCACCACATAATGCCGGTGAGTGCGCGTAAACCAGGCCGAAGGTAATTTAGCTTCAACACGTTTAAGCGTATACGGAACCAGTACGGGCGGATCGCTGCTCCAATAAAGCCAGGTATAATTGGCTTCTCCCCGTAAATACATTAAGTCGGCAACAGCTCGCCATTTTGCGCCACTATCGCTCGAATAAACCCGTAAGGGTGGCCAGGAAAGTAACTCAGCAGGATTACTGGCTGGTTGATGAATGTAGACAATCATTCGATAGGCAAACCGGTTGAGTAAATCATTTTAGTCCTCAACAAATCTGGTTGAGTTTCCAGAGTAAACCCTAAGCTTCTTACAGGAAATACCCTGGCGTTATGCTGCCAACTTTCCACGCCATTACTTAGTGAATTTTACCTATCAATTTACCTTTACAAGAATTACGCCAAAGCCCAATTCAGTGTTTATATTTTATGACTACTATTTTTCTTTTGCTATTGTGGCTAGTTAAAATCAGTATTTTGAGCGTTTAAACCGCTTCAATACCTAAATCTCAATCTTTAGATAGCTAATGGCTGAGACTAACGTCTATTCAGGCAGAGGCACTTGTGCAATTACTAAGCCAAACTTCGCAACTACCTGCTAAACAGATGGGTATTTAGTAAAAACCCTTTGCATATAGCACGCTTAAGATTTAACAAAAAAATAACATTCATTCTAAAGAAAGCCATTCAATTTGTAACCAATTTTCGGCATCTTACTATAAACCTTATCCATGACCAGGGCTATCCCCATTAATAAAACCAATTAGTTATGAAAAAATATGTACCGATCAGCATCGCATTGTTCACCATTCTGTTTCTGGCAGCAACTATTCTAACAATTTCTCCTCTTTTTGCGCGATATACACCCAGCAACGGGGTGGTAAAACAGACTGACAACGGGAGTATTCTACTACCCAAGACCCAAAGATCAGGCGTTCTTCGGGAGTTTTATCCTTCACTCCTCCCCCAAACAGCGGTGAAAGGTAACGCCCCATCTTCGCTTGCCGTCAATGCTGATCCTGTAGGTCAAATCCGAATTACGGAATTTGCCTATAATGGTGCCGGAGCAGCGAATGAATTCATCGAACTGACAAATACTGGAACAGCACCTATTGACCTGACGGGTTGGAGTTTCGATGATAATTCCCGAGTGGCCGGTTCATTTTCCATTGGTACATTTGGGGTTGTCCAACCTGGCGAATCGGTCGTCATTGCCGAAGCGTCGGCGGCTGCCTTCCGAACAGCCTGGTATTTGCCCACTACTGTAAAAGTTGTCGGCAGCAATAACCAAAACCTGGGAAATGGGGATGAACTCAATATTTATGATGCCTCAAACACGCTGGTCGATCGCCTTACTTTCCCGAATAGTAGTACGGCAGGTGCTACTGTATTCACCAATGGCGTAAGTGCCTGGACATCTCAGAGTAATCTGGGCACAAATACAATTGCGAATTGGGTGCTATCGACGGTCAATGATGCTCAGAACTCGTATGCTTCTGTCGATGGCAACATTGGCAGTCCCGGCGGATATTACACGGCACTAAACCGCGTACTGGTTCGGATAACGGGCAATACCACAACCGTTGCTGAAGGTGGGGCCAGTGATACGTATACGATGGCCTTGACCAGCCAGCCAACTGCTAATGTCGTTGTGACAATTACGCCCGGCTCTCAATTAACAACCGATGTCCCAACGCTAACTTTCACCCCAGCTAATTTTAGTCTGACTCAGACCGTAACCGTATCAGCCGTAGATGATAATCTGGTTGAAGGTGTCCATTCTGCCACCATTACGCATAGCGCTACCAGCTCCGACCCGGCTTATAATGGCATAGCCGTTAATCCTGTTTCAGTTACCATTACAGATAATGACGTAGCGGTTGGCGCTCCGCCTACGATTACTGTAGCCGGTACGACAACAACTTACCTAAGTGGATCGGCGATCAGTGGGGTCATCAACGATCCTACCGATCCGGCCCGTACCCTGGGGATTGACTTTACGCTGGCCGACACCGATACACCCGTTAACAACCTGACTCTAACGGCCAGCAGCAGCAATGCCAGCGTCGTTCCCAATGCCAATTTGGCGCTGGCGGGTAGCGGTGCCAATCGAAATCTAAAAATTACGCCTGCCGGGGTTGGGTATACGACTATACTTGCTACCGTATCGGATGGGAGCAATATAACGTCTTACACCATCAGCTACGCGGCATCGGCCGCGTCGACCACCACCAGCCGGTTTCATACGGGTGCCAGCGATGCGTCGACCGCTCAGGCGCTCGACGCCGACTATATGCTGGTTGGTGACGACGATAATCAGGTGCTTCGCCTTTATAACAGAGCCAATTCTGGATTGCCTGTCAACGGTTTCGATTATACGTCCTCGCTGGGGTTAACCGACATTTCGGGTGGAGTACCCCGCCAGGTGAATATTGAAGCCTCCGCTCGAATAGGCAATCGGATTTACTGGCTTGGTTCGCACACCAATGCGTCGAGTGGTGCAACCCGACCGAATCGCAATCGACTGTTTGCTACCGATGTAACGGGTAGCGGAGCCAGTACGACCTTGAGCTACGTGGGTCGCTACGATGGACTCAAAACGGACCTGATTGCCTGGGATGTGAACAACCAGCATGGGTTAGGTGCCAATTATTTTGGCATTCAGGCCAGTGCAGCAGATGGTGTTGATCCTGAAGCCACAGGAGGGGCCGGCTTTGCTATGGAAGGGCTTACCGTTGCTCCCGATGGTACGACGGGCTATCTTGCATTCAGAGCCCCAATTTCCCCGGCATCGAACCGAACCAAGGCGTTGATTGTACCCGTTACCAACTTTACATCGCTTGTATCAGGCAACCCAACGTCGGGCTCGGCTACCTTCGGTGCGCCTATTTTACTAGATCTTGGCGGACGCGGTATTCGGGAAATCAAAAGCAACGGTAATGGGCAGTACCTGATTGTTGCTGGTCCTTCAGGTAGCGCCGGTTCTGATCCCAATGCCTTTAAACTGTTCACCTGGACAGGCAACCCGGCTGACCCAGCTCGTCAGCGATCGGCTGATCTGAGTGGTCTGAGTGGTATTAGTGGAGGCAGCAGCATCGAATCGATTGTTGACCTACCAGCCACACTGGATGCGACCAGTTCTATCCAGTTTCTGATGGACAATGGTAGCCAGGTATTTTACAATGATGGCACCGGAGGCAAAGACTTGTCGCAGAACAATTTCAAGAAATTCCGCAGCGATTTCGCGACGTTAGGGTCTGTTCAGAGCCCTGATCTAAGCCCAACGCTAATCCTTCCACAGGCGGCTTTTGGCACCAGTAGCCCTGATAATGTGCGTAATTTTGTCGTGAATTTATTCGAAGCGGGTGGCGTACCAACGACAAGTGGCAGCGTGGTTATCACGATTACGGTTCCCGCTGGTTATTCGGTATCGTTCAATTCGACCCTGACCAACATCAATGTGACCGGGGGGACTAATAACCCCGTAGCCGTTGAGAACTCAAAGTGGTATGTTTCCAATAACGTAGACAACCAGCAGATTACGCTGACGATGAATACCGGACAGCTAATTGCCGCCAATGCGACGGCGGTGCTGGGTTTTAGTGCTACCCGTACTACCGCCAACTCAGGAAGCGTGTCCAATATTACGGTCAATGTGAGTAATGATACTACGCAAACCTACGATGGAAACTCAACCAACAATGTGTATGCCCGAATCATAAGCGGATTATAAATCGGAGAGTGAGTTATTGATCAGGCTCACCACTTCGTCGAAATCCAACGGGCGAGCTACATAATCCAGCCGGTCAACATCAAGTACCAGTAGAGGTCCTAACTGATAGCCTGAAGCAAACTCTTCGTAGAGTTGATTCAGGCTATCAAGGTATTCATCGCTTATGGCCTGCTCAAAATCCCGCCCTCGCTTTCGAATGCGCTGGCGAAGTCGAGGCAGGCTGGCACGCAGGTAAATCATCAGATCAGGTGGCCGAACCAGACTCGTCATGTTTTCGAACACCTGTCGGTATGTCAGATAATCGCGCTCGGTCATATCACCACGCTGGTATAGGTTACGGGCGAAAATAGCCGCATCCTCGTAAATAGTCCGATCCTGAACCATTACACCTGGCCGACCGGATATGGCTTCTACAGCCTGTTGACGATCCAGAATGCGTTTCATTTGCGCAAAGCGGCTATTCAGAAAAAAGATTTGCAGATTAAACGACCAGCGCGGCATATCCGCATAGAAATCAGCCAGATACGGATTACCCTCGACTGCTTCATACAAAACTTCCCAGCCAAATTGAGCCGCCAGCAGTTCGGCCAGCGTGGTTTTTCCAGCCCCAATATTTCCAGTAATGGCGATATGCATAAGCAAACGGATACCTTTATTGCTCTTATAACGAACTTTCGTGTTTTGAGTTTAATTTTGTATTTGAAAAGAGCCATAATCAGGAGCTTGATTTGCCGTTGCGAATCGGCTCTTTCACTGGTACGCCAGCCCGGTCATTCACTCTTTCACTTTTTGCCTATGAAACCGTATCGAGTGCTTTTGTATTACATCTATTCGCCCATTGAGAATCCGGAGCAATATCGGGAGGAGCATCACATGCTTTGCCTTAACCTCAACTTGCTGGGGCGGATTATTGTCGCCCCAG
This window of the Spirosoma aerolatum genome carries:
- a CDS encoding right-handed parallel beta-helix repeat-containing protein, producing the protein MKTVKMKFFWVFLLLPLFLICKGLVAQRLSTSPTVNLYVSPKGDDTNPGTLKRPFKTIEKAKQVVGGLLKTEAKQITVNLRGGRYALQQTLTFNQQDARVNCRVVYQAYPGEKPVLSGGQKVLGWTLHNAGQNIYKAFVGHSDFRQLYINGKAAVRARQPNKENETDFGPYFRLLRANVQKQEFTIALKDWDAAKSVTQKEAMELVVLPHWIHQNVRYKSHEVDGDSVRFIPEDAERTVVFNKNDNYYRNAPFYYENAYEFIDKPGEWYLDKVKGILYFKAEKDADIRRLDFEIPVLDVLIEVVGTQETPVQNLEFRGLTFECTNWTSPSEVGLSATQFVLPYGQLANRTFVNRAYPQAVFKLMNAQHVIIRGNVIRNAGANAIVFFANVDNSPIVGNTLTNIAANGIVIDAQGKKNAKPEEQSDSVVIVNNSISKCGQVYTNGGGVLAYNVHGMTIEHNEIFDMPYSGIQVGDQPAGYADMGCYANLIRFNHIHHCLQLHDDGGGIYTLGGNQRGTRIEENYLHDIKRSQWAGDWYVEAIYLDNYSQFIRVANNVVYNADVGGQYNHAQNNEFNTNGLDIPKKAAIIANAGVKVRFKSEGNPSVQPSSRRK
- a CDS encoding PKD domain-containing protein, yielding MISEIRNTTPVGKWLPVYLVAISSLLLFCSKEIPSDDPETALFTFQVVSQQDGLVVFKADSSQQGITYHWNFGDSTAQVSTQSPRITHQFTRNATYQVKLTIDRSTRQVSGIQSVRVGTRLARTLADLPPNKQDTIRLLYILTDPSFVSAFPTTNGNHYDPYQNRVFVDFLNRTQPDHPQELNKLVFQHIIYPLSASEMARFKDSGDPEGLMRKLFADPTDPLTQKLVALKQAKAATRIVFFMKDPTLPTGYPKYPYAGYSIYEGSFLVCLNANAELAAHELGHSFGLAHDTLRDCQTFPLMVGGDAPLKVLGNCGSYWNQYREFQVKGYVNQLVRLEAQPYRGYQYVVPEYWRDQFPQDLLVNQFSYVSPATTPYYRPGVSLMQTLSDALVMQYNYELAPRLITRLDENQILPSGRKAASPVGQPVYCR
- a CDS encoding ThuA domain-containing protein; the protein is MKPLYTLIVLLFISSLSLAQSPQKGKTKVIRTLIVDGQNNHEQWPKITFMIKRYLEETGKFSVDVKRTYYTWNGADLIDKYKIPGVQPTKALPKSRADSSFHPDFSKYDLVVCNFGWNAAPWSDETQADFESFMKKGGGLVVVHAADNSFPLWPAYNKMIGLGGWGDRTEKDGPYVYYDNDGKLIKDPQPGRAGSHGAQQEFLVTVRDTNHPITKGMPVTWMHTKDEMYDRLRGPAENMTVLATAFSSKENKGTDRNEPMLMTINYGKGRIFHTPLGHVDYSVECVGFITSLQRGAQWAATGKVDIPIPSDFPTSNSTSKRSFTE
- a CDS encoding LytR/AlgR family response regulator transcription factor, with product MDTLLLPHFTSKRSIPVQTIEYLEAMGNYTMVHLMGQKPMLVAITLKRFEERLPSFLRIHKGMLVNPAHIVTYRIRYESNPFVQLSRERQLTVSRRQIRRLRPTLAAFSPTLVKSC
- a CDS encoding LytR/AlgR family response regulator transcription factor, whose product is MIVYIHQPASNPAELLSWPPLRVYSSDSGAKWRAVADLMYLRGEANYTWLYWSSDPPVLVPYTLKRVEAKLPSAWFTRTHRHYVVNQRFMDRIELGNASAILHLTNGAALPISRRRWSLLRREWAGLEETEIAGFGSRSACPAVAPRLTIFPPEKNLLTSILLSD
- a CDS encoding lamin tail domain-containing protein produces the protein MKKYVPISIALFTILFLAATILTISPLFARYTPSNGVVKQTDNGSILLPKTQRSGVLREFYPSLLPQTAVKGNAPSSLAVNADPVGQIRITEFAYNGAGAANEFIELTNTGTAPIDLTGWSFDDNSRVAGSFSIGTFGVVQPGESVVIAEASAAAFRTAWYLPTTVKVVGSNNQNLGNGDELNIYDASNTLVDRLTFPNSSTAGATVFTNGVSAWTSQSNLGTNTIANWVLSTVNDAQNSYASVDGNIGSPGGYYTALNRVLVRITGNTTTVAEGGASDTYTMALTSQPTANVVVTITPGSQLTTDVPTLTFTPANFSLTQTVTVSAVDDNLVEGVHSATITHSATSSDPAYNGIAVNPVSVTITDNDVAVGAPPTITVAGTTTTYLSGSAISGVINDPTDPARTLGIDFTLADTDTPVNNLTLTASSSNASVVPNANLALAGSGANRNLKITPAGVGYTTILATVSDGSNITSYTISYAASAASTTTSRFHTGASDASTAQALDADYMLVGDDDNQVLRLYNRANSGLPVNGFDYTSSLGLTDISGGVPRQVNIEASARIGNRIYWLGSHTNASSGATRPNRNRLFATDVTGSGASTTLSYVGRYDGLKTDLIAWDVNNQHGLGANYFGIQASAADGVDPEATGGAGFAMEGLTVAPDGTTGYLAFRAPISPASNRTKALIVPVTNFTSLVSGNPTSGSATFGAPILLDLGGRGIREIKSNGNGQYLIVAGPSGSAGSDPNAFKLFTWTGNPADPARQRSADLSGLSGISGGSSIESIVDLPATLDATSSIQFLMDNGSQVFYNDGTGGKDLSQNNFKKFRSDFATLGSVQSPDLSPTLILPQAAFGTSSPDNVRNFVVNLFEAGGVPTTSGSVVITITVPAGYSVSFNSTLTNINVTGGTNNPVAVENSKWYVSNNVDNQQITLTMNTGQLIAANATAVLGFSATRTTANSGSVSNITVNVSNDTTQTYDGNSTNNVYARIISGL
- a CDS encoding deoxynucleoside kinase → MHIAITGNIGAGKTTLAELLAAQFGWEVLYEAVEGNPYLADFYADMPRWSFNLQIFFLNSRFAQMKRILDRQQAVEAISGRPGVMVQDRTIYEDAAIFARNLYQRGDMTERDYLTYRQVFENMTSLVRPPDLMIYLRASLPRLRQRIRKRGRDFEQAISDEYLDSLNQLYEEFASGYQLGPLLVLDVDRLDYVARPLDFDEVVSLINNSLSDL